GAATACCATTTGATCTGGAAGAAGCCGAGATCGAGCGCCACCTTGCTGAGCCCCAGCGATTCGAACTGCAGGGCGGAACTGGCGGCGGCGGTGAGCGACAGGATCAAGGCTTTTCCCTTCGATTTCGCGCCTTCATAGTGGCGGCAAACGACAAGACCAAGAGGAAGGAGAGGGACATGCCTTCTGCGCTCGACCTGCGGATCGAGGCGGCAGCCGCCGCGTTGACCGCCGCCGACGGCCCCTTGCCGGTGGCGACGGTTCCGTCGCGCTTCGGCCCGGCGCTGCCGGTGATCGCCGCGGCGCCGCCCACGCTCGGCGCCTATTTCGCGCATTTCTGCAACCTCCATGGCGACGCGGATTTCCTCGTCAGCGGCGAGGAGCGGGTGAGCTTCGCCGCGGCTTACGCCGCCGCGACCCGCGCCGCGCATGCGCTGGCGGGGCGTTTCGGGGTGCGCAAGGGCGATCGCGTGGCGATCGCGGCGCGCAACGGCAGCGCCTGGATTATCCTCTATATGGCAACCGTGATGGCGGGCGGCGTCGCGACCCTGCTCAACGCCTGGTGGCAGGGCGACGAACTGGCCGATGCGATCGCCGATTCGGGCGCCGTGCTGCTGATCGCCGATCCGGCGCGCGCCGGCCGCATCGCCGATGCCGGCCGCACCGCGCCGGCGACCGTCCTCATCGACATGGCGTTGCCGCTCGATGCGGCCCTCGCGCCGCTGTTCGACGGGCCGGATTTCGCGGCTGTCGCGCTGCCCATGCTCGCGCCGGAGGATGATGCAACGATCCTGTTCACGTCGGGCTCCACCGGGCGTAGCCGCGGCGCGATCAGCGACCATCGCGCGGTGGTGCAGGCGACCTTCTCCTATCTCGCGCAGACGTTGATCGTGCTGCAGATCGCGACCGAGGATGGCGACGCGCCGACCAGGCCGCCAGCCACCTTGCTCAACCTGCCGCTGTTCCATGTCACCGCCGAGGTGCCGGTGATGCTGCAGAGCTTCGCGCTCGGCCGCAAGCTGGTGCTGATGCCGCGGTGGGACGCGGCGGAGGCGATGCGGCTGATCGAGGCGGAGCGGATCACCTATTTCGTCGGCGTGCCGCTGATGAGCTTCGAGATCATGACGCACCCCGACCGGCATCGCTACGACCTCTCGTCATGCCGTGATTTCGCCGCCGGCGGCGCGGCGCGGCCACCCGAACATGTCGGCCGGATCGCGCGCGAGATCGCCGGCGCGCGCCCGCTGATCGGCTATGGGCTGACCGAGACCAACGCCGTCGGCTGCGGCAATTTCCGCAGCAACTACCTGGAAAAGCCGCAGAGCACCGGTCGTGCGTCGCGGCCGCTGGTCGACATGGCGATCCTCGACGATGCCGGCCGGCCGGTGCCGCAGGGGCATCGCGGCGAGGTGTGCTTCCGCACGATCTGCAACATCCGCGGCTATTGGGGGGACGAACCGGCGACCGCGGCACTGTTCACCCGGGACGGCTATCTGCGCACCGGCGACATCGGCTTCGTCGATCCCGACGGCTATCTGTTCATCGTCGACCGCAAGAAGGACATCATCATCCGCGGCGGCGAGAATGTGAGCTGCCAGGAGGTGGAAGCGGCGCTTTACGGGCATCCCGATGTCGCCGAGGTGGCGGTGTTCGCGGTGGCGGACGAACGGCTGGGCGAGGCGCCGGCGGCGGCGGTGCATCTGCGCGAAGGCGCGACCATCGATGCGGCGGGGCTGATCGCCTTCCTCGAACCGCGCCTCGCGGCATTCAAGATCCCGTGCCGGATCTGGATCGAGGCGGATCCGTTGCCGCGCCTCGGCACCGAGAAGATCGATCGTGTGAAGCTGAAGGCGCGCTACGCATCGGTCACCGCCTGATTGCCCGGACAAGCCGCTTCACCTGTCCGGCGCATGCGCCTATCGGGCGGCGATGACCTGTCTTTCCCGCTGCCGCGCATGACGATCGATCGCCGTCGGCTGCTGATCGGTGGCGGGGCCGGGGCAGGGCTGCTCGTCGGCTGGCTTGCCTGGCCGCGGCGCTATCCGCCCAACCTCGTGGCGGGCCCGGGAGAGGCCGTCTTCAATGCGTGGCTGAAGATCGGCGTCGACGGCCGCGTGATGGTGGCGGTGCCGCAGGCCGAATTCGGGCAGGGCAGCTACACCAGCCTTGCCCAGATCGTCGCCGACGAACTGGGGGCGGACTGGCGCACGGTCGGCGTGGAGGCCGCGCCGCTCAATCCGCTCTACGCCAATCCGCTGCTCGCCACCCAGTTCGGGCTGGTGCCCGGCGCGGAACGTGTGGCGCGGATAAGCACTGCGGCGGCGGAGGAATATGCCGAGACGCTGGCGGAGCGCGACCTGCTGATGCTCTCCGGCGCGGGCACCACCATCCGCGCGTTCGAGGCGCGGTGCCGGGCGGCGGGCGCCGGCGCGCGGGCGCTGCTCTGTAAGGCGGCCGCGAAGCGCTGGAAGGTCGACTGGCAGGCCTGCGATACGATCGACGGATTCGTCGTGCGTGGCGAGGATCGCATCCGCTTCGCCGATCTCGCCGCCGAGGCGGCGGCGCTCGATCTGCCCGATCCGATCCCGCTGAGGGCGGGAGAGGAGAATCGCCTGACGGGCAAGTCGGTGCCGCGCATCGACCTGCCCGCGAAAGTCGATGGCTCCGCCAATTATGCCGGAGACATCCGGCTGCCGGGGCTGGTGCACTGCGCGGTGCGCCGGGGCCCGCGCGGCGACACGCGGCTGCGGGCGATCGACAGGGCGGCGGGCGAACGCATCACCGGTGTGCTCGCCGTGGTGGAGCATGAGCGCTGGGTGGCGGCAGCGGGCACCAACTGGTGGGCGGCGAACCGCGCGCTCGATGCGATGCGGCCGCGCTTCGAAACGCGCGGGGCCATGGCGAACGGCGGTGCGATCGAGGCCGCGTTGGCGACCGCGCTTGGCGGTGCGGGCCACCGCATCGCCGCCGGGGGCGATCTTTCGGCAGCCTTTGCCGGCCACCCGGTGCTGACCGGCCAGTATCGTGCGATGCTGGCCGTACATGCCGCCGCCGAGCCGCCATCCGCCACCGCCGAACTGGCCGATGGCACGTTGCGGCTGTGGATCGCGACGCAGGCACCAATGGCTGTCCGCCGCGCCGCCGCCATGGCGGCCGGGCTCGCCGAGGCGGCGGTGATCGTCCACCCGACCTTGGGCGCCGGCGGCTTCGGCGATGGCTATGAGGTAGAACTGGCTGCCCAGGCGGCCCATCTGGCGCTGCAGCTCAAACGGCCCGTGCAACTGCGCTGGTCGCGGGTCGAAGCGCTTCTGCAGGACAATTATCGCCCCGCCGCCGCGGCACGGATGGCGGCGCGCGTCGATGTTCGCGGCCGCATCCTCGGCTGGCAGGCGAAGATCGCCATCCCGGCGGCGGCGCGCCAGTTGCGCGCGCGCATGGCGGGCATGCCGGCGCACGATGCGCTCGTCGAGGCGCGGACCGAGGCCGATGCGCTCGCGATCGAGGGGGCGGTCCCGCCCTATGCGGTCGGGGCCTTTGCGATCGATCATCATCCGGCGGATATCGGCGTGCCGGCGGGCTATTGGCGCGGGGGCGGCCATGCGCTGACCAGCTTCTTCACCGAATGCTTCATCGACGAGCTGGCGCGGGCGCGCGGGCTGGATCCGTTCGATTTCCGCCTGCCGCTGCTGGGGGCGCAACGGCGCCTCGCGCATTGCCTCTCCACCGCCGCTGCGCTCGGCGGATGGGATGGGGGCGGCGCGGGATCGCGCCACGGCATTGCCTGCCACGCGATGCGCGGCAGCCATGTCGCGGTGTTTGCGGAAGCGCGTCTCGAAGGCGCGCGGCGGATCAGGGTGGACCGGCTGATCGCGGTGGTCGATTGCGGGCGGGTGATCCATCCCGATCTTGTCCGCCAGCAGATCGAAAGCGGGCTGGTGACCGGCATGGCGGATGCGCTGGGCATGGCGACCGATATCGAGGGCGGGCTGGCGACGGCACGGCGGCTGCGCGATCTCGCGATGCCGCGGCTGGCGGACATGCCGGACATTCAGGTGGAAATTGTAGCGAGCAATGCGGCGCCCGGCGGTGTCAGTGATATCGTCGCGCCGGTGGTGGCGCCGGCGATCGCCAACGCGCTTCGCGCCGCGACCGGGCGACGCGCGCGGACGCTGCCGCTGATCATGATGGAGGATACGGAATGACGGTGCGCAGGATCGGTGTGCTGCTGACCAATCTGGGCACCCCCGACGCGCCGGAAACGGCGGCGGTGAAGCGCTATCTCCGCCAATTCCTGTCCGACCGCCGCGTCGTCGAGATCCCGCCGATCGCATGGCAGCCGATCCTGCGCGGCATCATTCTCAACACGCGCCCTGCCAAATCCGCGCGTGCCTATCGGGAGGTGTGGACCGAAGCCGGCTCGCCGCTGGCCGCGATCACGCGCGCGCAGGCCGAAGCGCTGCAGGCGATGTTCGGCGATGCGGTGATCGTCGACTGGGCGATGCGCTACGGCAATCCGCCGATCGCCGCGCGGATCGATGCGCTGATCGCGAAAGGGTGTGACCGGATCCTGCTCGCGCCGCTCTATCCGCAATATTGCGCGGCGACCACCGCGACCGCGAACGACGACGCGTTCCGCGCGCTTGCAGCGCTGCGCTTTCAGCCGGCGGTGCGCACCTTGCCGCCCTGGTATGACGATCCGGCCTACATCGCCGCGCTCGCTGCATCGGTGGAACAGGATCTCTCCGCGCTCGACTTCGCACCGGATCTGATCCTTGCCAGCTTCCACGGGATGCCGCAGCGAACGCTGGAACTGGGGGATCCCTATTATCACCAGTGCGTCGAGACGACGCGCCTGCTGGCGGCGGCGCTCGGCCGGCCGGTCGAGATCGCGTTCCAGTCGCGCTTCGGCCCCGCGAAATGGCTGGAGCCCGCGACCGATGCGACGCTGGAGGCGCTGCCGGCCCGCGGCGTCCGCCGCGTGGCCGTGCTCTGCCCGGGCTTCGTCGCGGACTGCCTCGAAACGCTGGAGGAGATTGCGCTGCGCGGACGCGACGGCTTTCTGGAGGCGGGCGGCGAGCGCTTCGCCTATCTCGCGTGCATGAATGACAACCAGTTCGGAATGAATTTATTACACGCAGTGGTGCGGCGTCAGCTTGAAGGCTGGATTGGTCCTTCGTAGAGCCGCCCTTGTTGGGGGATACCGAACGCGCGGCGACGGCGGACCGGCCGTTTTCCGCGCAGCATGCAGGAGGCAGACTGATGGCCAAAGTCGCGATCGTAACTGGTGGAACCCGCGGCATCGGCGAGGCGATCAGCCTCGCGCTCAAGGATGCGGGCGTGACCGTCGCCGCCAACTACGCCGGCAACGAGGAAAAGGCGAAGGCCTTCACCGAAAAGACCGGAATCGCTTCCTACAAATGGGACGTGGGCGATTATGACGCCTGCCAGGAAGGCGTGAAGCAGGTCCAGGCCGATCTCGGCCACGTCGATATTCTCGTCAACAATGCGGGCATCACCCGGGATGGCACGATCCTGAAGATGACCTACGAGATGTGGGACGATGTGATGCGGATCAACCTCGGCGGCTGCTTCAACATGAGCAAGGCCGTGTTCCCCGGCATGCGCGAACGCAAATGGGGCCGCATCGTCAACATCGGCTCGATCAACGGCCAGGCCGGTCAATATGGCCAGGTCAACTATGCCGCCGCCAAGTCGGGCATCCATGGCTTCACCAAGGCACTGGCACAGGAAGGCGCGCGCGCCGGTGTGACCGTCAACGCGCTCGCCCCCGGCTATATCGATACCGACATGGTCGCGGCGGTGCCCGCCGACGTGCTCGAGAAGATCGTCGCCAAGATCCCCGTCGGCCGCCTCGGCCAGGCGCATGAGATCGCGCGCGGCGTTGCCTTTCTCTGCTCCGACGATGCCGGCTTCATCACCGGCACCACGCTGTCGCTCAACGGCGGCCAGCACATGTATTGAGGCATTTGGGGGCGCGCACGGCAGTGCCGTGCCCCCTTGCCCGCCGGCGTCCGATGTCAGGCACAGCCACCGCGCCGTTCGGGCGAACGCCCTTGTGCGCAGACGCATTCGCGCCGTGCCGCGCCGTAACCGCGCAACGCCGCCAGCCCGCTAGGCGCCTGGGGTGTCCCTCATGACCGACCCCGACTGGCGAGGCCCGATCAAGCGATCGGTCACGATCGCGGGGCATCAGACCTCGATCAGCCTGGAACCGATTTTCTGGACGGCGTTGCGCGATGCCGCCGAGGCGGAATCGCTCCCGCTCAACGCGCTGATCGCGCGCATCGATGCCGAACGCATCCGCGCCGACGATCCGCCGAACCTCGGCAGCGCGATCCGCATCTGGCTCTTCAGGAAGGCGAACGGCTCGCAATAAGAGCTTGACTGTTTGCGAATAACTATCAATAGCGGTGTCAGGCCTTACAGGCTTCTGACCCTGATCGGGGTGGATGGCGAGCCCCGCGTCGAATGGCTGGCGACGCGCTCGCTGCCATCCATACAGCCCCAAGGGTATTGGGGCGGTCGGCATCCTGGGCCGACCGCCCCATTTTTTTATCGGTGGACCCCGCCCTGAAAGCATCTGCGAATATCAGCCGCGGCCCTGCATGGTGCCGCGTGGGTGGTGTGTCGCGAGCCGACCGCCTGCTGCGAACGAGCAGCTTGAATGCAAAAGCGATCCAGTTGCATTAGCTGGATTGACAAGGTTGCGAGTCACTATCAATAGCGCCCCTACGTCGATAGAAACAGTATGACGAAGGGGGAAGACATGCTTCGATCC
The window above is part of the Sphingomonas sanxanigenens DSM 19645 = NX02 genome. Proteins encoded here:
- the phbB gene encoding acetoacetyl-CoA reductase, producing MAKVAIVTGGTRGIGEAISLALKDAGVTVAANYAGNEEKAKAFTEKTGIASYKWDVGDYDACQEGVKQVQADLGHVDILVNNAGITRDGTILKMTYEMWDDVMRINLGGCFNMSKAVFPGMRERKWGRIVNIGSINGQAGQYGQVNYAAAKSGIHGFTKALAQEGARAGVTVNALAPGYIDTDMVAAVPADVLEKIVAKIPVGRLGQAHEIARGVAFLCSDDAGFITGTTLSLNGGQHMY
- a CDS encoding molybdopterin cofactor-binding domain-containing protein, whose protein sequence is MTIDRRRLLIGGGAGAGLLVGWLAWPRRYPPNLVAGPGEAVFNAWLKIGVDGRVMVAVPQAEFGQGSYTSLAQIVADELGADWRTVGVEAAPLNPLYANPLLATQFGLVPGAERVARISTAAAEEYAETLAERDLLMLSGAGTTIRAFEARCRAAGAGARALLCKAAAKRWKVDWQACDTIDGFVVRGEDRIRFADLAAEAAALDLPDPIPLRAGEENRLTGKSVPRIDLPAKVDGSANYAGDIRLPGLVHCAVRRGPRGDTRLRAIDRAAGERITGVLAVVEHERWVAAAGTNWWAANRALDAMRPRFETRGAMANGGAIEAALATALGGAGHRIAAGGDLSAAFAGHPVLTGQYRAMLAVHAAAEPPSATAELADGTLRLWIATQAPMAVRRAAAMAAGLAEAAVIVHPTLGAGGFGDGYEVELAAQAAHLALQLKRPVQLRWSRVEALLQDNYRPAAAARMAARVDVRGRILGWQAKIAIPAAARQLRARMAGMPAHDALVEARTEADALAIEGAVPPYAVGAFAIDHHPADIGVPAGYWRGGGHALTSFFTECFIDELARARGLDPFDFRLPLLGAQRRLAHCLSTAAALGGWDGGGAGSRHGIACHAMRGSHVAVFAEARLEGARRIRVDRLIAVVDCGRVIHPDLVRQQIESGLVTGMADALGMATDIEGGLATARRLRDLAMPRLADMPDIQVEIVASNAAPGGVSDIVAPVVAPAIANALRAATGRRARTLPLIMMEDTE
- a CDS encoding ribbon-helix-helix domain-containing protein, producing MTDPDWRGPIKRSVTIAGHQTSISLEPIFWTALRDAAEAESLPLNALIARIDAERIRADDPPNLGSAIRIWLFRKANGSQ
- the hemH gene encoding ferrochelatase, whose amino-acid sequence is MTVRRIGVLLTNLGTPDAPETAAVKRYLRQFLSDRRVVEIPPIAWQPILRGIILNTRPAKSARAYREVWTEAGSPLAAITRAQAEALQAMFGDAVIVDWAMRYGNPPIAARIDALIAKGCDRILLAPLYPQYCAATTATANDDAFRALAALRFQPAVRTLPPWYDDPAYIAALAASVEQDLSALDFAPDLILASFHGMPQRTLELGDPYYHQCVETTRLLAAALGRPVEIAFQSRFGPAKWLEPATDATLEALPARGVRRVAVLCPGFVADCLETLEEIALRGRDGFLEAGGERFAYLACMNDNQFGMNLLHAVVRRQLEGWIGPS
- a CDS encoding class I adenylate-forming enzyme family protein, translating into MPSALDLRIEAAAAALTAADGPLPVATVPSRFGPALPVIAAAPPTLGAYFAHFCNLHGDADFLVSGEERVSFAAAYAAATRAAHALAGRFGVRKGDRVAIAARNGSAWIILYMATVMAGGVATLLNAWWQGDELADAIADSGAVLLIADPARAGRIADAGRTAPATVLIDMALPLDAALAPLFDGPDFAAVALPMLAPEDDATILFTSGSTGRSRGAISDHRAVVQATFSYLAQTLIVLQIATEDGDAPTRPPATLLNLPLFHVTAEVPVMLQSFALGRKLVLMPRWDAAEAMRLIEAERITYFVGVPLMSFEIMTHPDRHRYDLSSCRDFAAGGAARPPEHVGRIAREIAGARPLIGYGLTETNAVGCGNFRSNYLEKPQSTGRASRPLVDMAILDDAGRPVPQGHRGEVCFRTICNIRGYWGDEPATAALFTRDGYLRTGDIGFVDPDGYLFIVDRKKDIIIRGGENVSCQEVEAALYGHPDVAEVAVFAVADERLGEAPAAAVHLREGATIDAAGLIAFLEPRLAAFKIPCRIWIEADPLPRLGTEKIDRVKLKARYASVTA